One Pseudomonadota bacterium DNA window includes the following coding sequences:
- a CDS encoding DUF3100 domain-containing protein, whose product MASVRLFFALLVCVVAAELIGIVRIPLGELTIVLLPLVFAFVLGLILNPNVNARANRLLDDNAAKSAARQLPIAVMPLIAFLSAFIGPNLEEISDVGVALVLQELGNLGTMLIALPVAVVVFRMGRESVGATFSIGREGGLAFIYGRYGGDSPEATGVMAVYVCGTFLGAAFFSFLPPLIASLGWLDPRALAMACGTGSASMTGACSSALASSYPEMADQIAALAATSNLMSGLSNLFVIIFITLPLTEWLYRQLTRRRPTHG is encoded by the coding sequence GTGGCTAGCGTTCGACTCTTCTTTGCATTGCTTGTGTGTGTGGTTGCCGCTGAGCTGATCGGCATCGTGCGAATTCCCTTGGGCGAATTGACCATCGTCCTGCTACCGCTGGTGTTCGCGTTTGTCCTCGGTCTAATCCTGAACCCAAACGTCAACGCCCGGGCCAACCGCCTGTTGGACGATAACGCAGCGAAGTCTGCTGCCCGCCAGCTGCCGATTGCGGTGATGCCGCTGATTGCGTTTCTGTCCGCCTTTATAGGCCCCAACCTCGAGGAGATATCCGATGTGGGCGTTGCCCTCGTGCTGCAGGAACTGGGCAACCTCGGCACGATGCTGATTGCGCTGCCTGTTGCGGTAGTGGTTTTTCGCATGGGCCGTGAGTCCGTCGGCGCCACCTTTTCCATCGGCCGCGAGGGCGGGTTGGCGTTCATCTACGGCCGCTATGGCGGCGACAGCCCGGAAGCCACGGGCGTCATGGCCGTCTATGTTTGCGGGACGTTTCTCGGCGCCGCCTTTTTTAGTTTTCTTCCGCCATTGATCGCCTCGCTGGGCTGGCTGGATCCGCGTGCGCTCGCCATGGCCTGCGGCACCGGCAGCGCCAGCATGACCGGGGCATGCTCCAGCGCGCTGGCGTCGAGTTATCCGGAGATGGCCGATCAGATTGCGGCGCTGGCTGCCACCAGTAATTTAATGAGCGGCCTTTCCAATCTGTTTGTGATCATATTCATCACCCTGCCGCTGACCGAGTGGCTCTATCGTCAGCTCACGCGGCGTCGGCCCACGCATGGCTGA
- a CDS encoding TonB-dependent receptor has product MRRFAFIGVGALLPLAALAQDPAPDTTDGAQEELLDTIIVRGEKIERSLQDTVTSVSVVTQQDIQDLNIVDIEDVLRRVGNAGFVATGSGTNEQFTLRGVSSQGVTAGTNTPVSTLYLDGAVIPNQAAGAAISNAWDVTQIEVLRGAQSTVQGRNSLIGALFVRTADPTYSWGGRARATYGTDGNWETSIAVGGPLVEDELAVRFTAQRLENDGFVRRLDGSNGDEESSTLLRGKLLWEPAGIPGLEWRLTATLSDEDDGSALVSAANPGDRIQITDVAADIERDLAVFSSELNYEINDQWIFTSLSSYADLETDEINDFDGLPALGLPIAPTRLDRRDEKDWLQEFRLQFDNGDNLRGLFGFLYAERQANAATQVSQVFPVPPLDLRLLGLDQVYLGALGIPTPPTVPSNLADPLLLGTFLPLTTDFTFAPKFDTLALFADVEFDLTDQWTVSAGFRYEQEDASFRGTQVNRLLEQSDILAVTSGNPGLAPAIAQGLGALGIPGPLADAAAGPIAGFYPAFAQGALAAAFGNPDPLGLVDISQEDDFDVFLPKFVARYEVNDDMSLAFSAQRAYRPGGLGINPVQSFIYSVDTEFAWNYELAFRSTWMDSRIVFNANLFLIDWEDQQLEVQLTPTPQDTVVLNVGESELWGLEAQLSARVTDSLQVFGTLGLLDTEITDDARMPGTIPTGNSLVGNEFAFAPDLTANVGFTYNPVGRFSATVDVNYQSDSQPLLPNFILGRENDSRTTVNARLGYDFTEFSVFLFGSNLLDEDYFVNAEAAGGAVVMGDPRVVGAGVTLSW; this is encoded by the coding sequence ATGAGGCGATTCGCATTCATCGGGGTGGGCGCATTGCTGCCTCTTGCTGCGCTGGCGCAGGATCCAGCGCCGGATACGACAGATGGGGCACAGGAAGAGCTTCTGGACACCATCATTGTGCGTGGCGAGAAGATCGAACGGAGCCTGCAAGATACCGTCACCAGCGTTTCGGTGGTGACCCAGCAGGATATCCAGGACCTCAATATTGTCGATATCGAGGACGTGCTCCGGCGCGTTGGCAACGCGGGATTTGTAGCCACCGGCAGCGGCACCAATGAGCAGTTCACCTTGCGCGGCGTGTCCTCACAGGGCGTAACGGCAGGGACGAACACGCCGGTCTCTACGCTTTATCTGGATGGTGCGGTGATCCCGAACCAGGCGGCTGGGGCGGCAATTTCCAACGCCTGGGATGTAACCCAGATTGAAGTGCTCCGAGGGGCGCAATCGACGGTTCAGGGCAGAAACTCATTGATTGGTGCGCTGTTTGTCCGAACGGCTGATCCAACCTATAGCTGGGGCGGCCGCGCACGCGCGACTTATGGCACCGATGGTAACTGGGAAACCTCGATCGCCGTCGGCGGGCCCCTCGTGGAGGACGAACTGGCGGTTCGTTTCACGGCCCAGCGCCTTGAAAACGATGGATTTGTGCGGCGCCTGGACGGCAGCAACGGGGACGAGGAAAGCAGCACTCTGCTCCGCGGCAAGTTACTTTGGGAGCCGGCGGGGATCCCTGGGCTCGAGTGGCGGCTGACGGCAACCTTAAGCGATGAGGACGACGGCAGCGCGCTGGTGTCTGCGGCTAACCCGGGCGATCGCATCCAAATCACCGACGTGGCGGCAGACATCGAGCGCGATCTTGCCGTGTTCAGCAGTGAACTCAACTATGAAATCAACGATCAATGGATCTTCACGTCCCTGAGCTCCTACGCGGATCTCGAAACGGATGAGATCAATGACTTTGATGGCCTACCGGCGCTGGGCTTGCCGATAGCCCCGACTCGTCTGGATCGGCGGGACGAAAAGGACTGGCTGCAGGAGTTTCGTCTCCAGTTTGACAACGGTGACAATCTGCGTGGCCTGTTTGGTTTCTTGTACGCCGAGCGTCAGGCGAATGCTGCGACCCAGGTCAGCCAGGTATTTCCCGTCCCTCCGCTAGACCTTCGGCTGCTGGGACTGGATCAGGTATACCTCGGAGCCCTAGGTATTCCTACGCCGCCGACCGTGCCGTCCAATCTCGCCGACCCGCTGCTGCTCGGCACCTTTTTGCCGTTGACCACCGATTTCACCTTTGCACCCAAGTTCGACACGCTCGCGCTGTTTGCGGATGTGGAGTTTGACCTGACCGATCAGTGGACGGTTTCAGCGGGCTTCCGCTATGAGCAGGAGGACGCCAGCTTCCGAGGCACTCAGGTCAATCGGCTTCTGGAACAATCCGACATTCTTGCCGTGACGAGCGGTAATCCTGGGCTTGCGCCCGCGATCGCGCAGGGGCTTGGCGCTCTGGGAATCCCAGGCCCGCTCGCAGACGCGGCTGCGGGACCCATCGCAGGCTTCTATCCCGCCTTTGCTCAAGGGGCGCTGGCAGCGGCCTTTGGCAATCCTGACCCCTTAGGATTGGTCGATATCAGCCAGGAGGACGATTTCGATGTCTTCCTGCCGAAGTTTGTCGCCCGCTATGAGGTGAATGACGACATGTCGCTCGCGTTTTCTGCGCAGCGCGCCTATCGGCCTGGGGGGCTGGGTATTAATCCAGTCCAGTCTTTCATTTACTCAGTCGATACCGAGTTTGCCTGGAACTATGAACTTGCCTTTCGCAGCACCTGGATGGATTCCCGAATCGTGTTCAATGCCAACCTGTTCCTGATCGACTGGGAAGATCAGCAGCTGGAGGTGCAGCTGACCCCAACGCCGCAGGATACGGTAGTGCTCAACGTCGGGGAGAGCGAGCTCTGGGGACTGGAGGCGCAGCTTTCTGCGCGCGTTACCGACAGCCTGCAAGTCTTTGGCACGCTGGGGCTGCTGGACACGGAGATTACGGACGATGCCCGGATGCCGGGGACGATTCCGACGGGGAACAGCCTGGTCGGAAACGAGTTTGCGTTTGCGCCCGATCTTACCGCCAACGTTGGCTTTACCTACAATCCGGTCGGGCGCTTTTCTGCAACGGTCGACGTCAACTATCAGTCTGACAGCCAGCCTTTGCTGCCTAACTTTATCCTCGGCCGTGAAAACGATTCGCGAACGACGGTCAACGCGCGGTTGGGCTACGACTTCACAGAGTTTTCGGTGTTCCTATTTGGCTCAAACCTGCTGGATGAGGACTACTTCGTCAACGCGGAGGCCGCCGGCGGCGCGGTGGTCATGGGCGACCCCCGCGTCGTAGGTGCCGGCGTCACGCTGAGTTGGTAG